A segment of the Hemitrygon akajei chromosome 10, sHemAka1.3, whole genome shotgun sequence genome:
ACTAGTTccattcctccctctcacccacacaATTACACAACCCTTTAACAGCAGGACAGGCTTCCAGTCTCCAGCGGAATCGAACTCAGGCCTGCAGACACTGGGCTTTGACCTCCCCGGCAGATTACAGAGATTCGTGGACTCAGCTCCGACCAAAAGGACTCAACTTCCTGACTTTCAATTCCGAAAGTCCTCcaatcctggtgaaactcctctgagcCGCTGAGTGCTAAGGGGAAGGTTTCTGACAGTGCCAGTGATCCAGTGAAGCCACACTAGTTTAGTTTTTCCTGAGCTCCAGCCACCATCAAGCTTTGCATTGTTCTGGAATTGCTCTGTGTCTCCAGAATCATGGCCTTTTGTCAACTTCTTTAATCCAGATGCAGGTTTAAAAAAAGATGTTCCTTCTCGAGATGTCAGACCCATTGGTAACGTCAACATGTATTTTCCATCCCAAACTGTGCTTGTAAATGTTGGTGAGTGGCCTTCCTAAACTGTTTATGTGGGTGAAGACTGTGACATcccagtaatgaaagggttaatgcatgaagagcgtttgatggctctgggcctgtgcttgctggagtttagaagaacgaggaggtatctcactgaagcctattgaatattgaaaagactagatagagtggatgttccagtagtgggggagtctaggcccagaggacacagtctcagaatggaaggatgtccctttacagcagaaacgaggaggaatttccttagccagagaggtAGTAGATCTGTGGAGTTCAATTCCACAAATGCTTTGGAAGCTaggtcactggatatatttaaaatggaggttgataggttcttgattagtaagggtgtcaaaagttacttggagaagacaggagaatggggttgagagggataatatttcagccgtgatggaatggcagatcagactcagtgggctgaatagcctaagtctgctcctacgtcttatgctGTTatagagcagtacagtgcagttgtggcccttcagcccatcatgttatGCAGACCTATTCACCTGCACAATCAATCTCACCCTACCCTCCCACATAGCTCAACATTTTTTTTAATACACGTGCctatttcttaaatgtccccagtGTATCAGCTTCTCCCACCAGCCCTGGTAGTGTCTTCCTTTTTTGGTACCTGCTCTTGTAGGTTCATGCCATTCGTTCAGTTTTTTGGTCATTTGGACGGGTTGAAATGGATGAAAAGGGTTTAGACGGATATGAGTGGAACACAAacaaatgggaccagcttgggAGGAAGTCTTGGTGAGTTTGGACAAGTGGCCTCTTTCCAAGCTGCATTCAATGCTGTTGTCCCAAAATGCAAGATTTCACAATGGTCATGTCTAGGAATGTCAGGGCAGATGGTTAGACTTATCGGAAACAAAATAAATCTTTGCCAATCTAACTTCTGAAGCCAGATCTCATCTggacttgtgggaacagagttcTACAGTGTGTCGGGAGTTGAGGATCTCGATGAACACTGTAATCATCAGTGAAATTCCAATTTCTCAGTGAAGGAAGCTTGTTACTCATCCACATCTGAAGAAGGATGTTAAGGGCAGGATTTTTTGCTTGGACTATTTCAGTTCGACATTGGAAAGGTTTGGGGGCTTGAACATAAACTGCCCAACAGCAGGGATAGGCTGGATCCTGGGTGGTGAAAGAGCAATGGGTCTCTAATGATGTGTGTGTTGAGTTTCTGCGAGCCTCATCGTGGGAGCTGCACTGACTGTGTACAAGGACAAGGATGACATACAGAAGGGAAGTGGATTTAGTTAACAGATGCATGGGCAATTCATCTCCTAGTCCAGCCCAGTATGAATTGCTGAGATTGGGGAGTTGAAGGATGTTCTGTCTTTTCCTGACACAGGTTCCTCAGAGAGATTAGAACGATAGgaaattccaagtaaatttattgtcaaagtgcatATACGTAACCATgttctaccttgagattcattttctcgaaGGCATTTagagggaaataaagaaatagaatagaatttacaaaaaactatacataaagactgacaaacaaccaatgtgtaaaagaagagaaactgtgcaaataaaaatgatCCAGAGAACGTCCTgagagactccccccccccccccccccccccaccccagcattgggaacatcttcaaaaggtggaacctaaaaggtagcatccatcattaattacCCTCACCACccgagacatgccctcttctcattcctaccatcagcgaggagcctgaagacccacacttaacattttagaccgtttcgctgaacacctacgctctgtccgccagagaaagcaggatctcccagtagccacacattttaattccatgtcccattcccattctgatatgtctatccatggcctcctctactgtcaagatgaagccacactcaggttggaggaacaacaccttgtattccgtctgagtagcctccaacctgatggcatgaacattgacttctgttaatgcccctcatccctttcttaccccatcccttatttatttatttgtttatttatcatttttcccctttatttcttttctctctctttctgccccttTCACAATCActtcttgcctgttctccatctccctctggtgcttccttccccctttctttctccctaggcctcccgtcccatgatcctttcccttctccagctctgtatcccttttgccaatcacctttccagctcttagcttcaccccaccttctccgatcttctcctgtcatttccgatctctccctccccctcccactttcaaatctcttactatctcatctttcagttagtcctgacgaagggtctcggcctgaaatgtcgactgtacttcttcctatagatgctgcgttccaccagcattttgtgtgtgttgctaacatTTCAGGgccagtttcttcccctctgacgtcagaattttgcattatttaatttttttattgtaacCTGTGGTAATTTGTcatacctgcactgtactgctgccacaaaacagcaaatctgACGACTTGTGTGGGTGACAATGAACCTGATTCTAAGGCTGCAGGAGTGTGGGCTGTCTGTTTCTCCCTGTTTCACTCTGCCTCTGCTCCCCTTCCCTAGGCCAAGGTTAAAAAACGTGGACCGCAGCAGTGCACAGCATTTGGAAGTGACTGTGGGCGATCTGACCGTCATTATCACGGACTTTAAGGAGAAAGTGAGGTCGGCGCCGGCGGCCACCGCGACCTCCAGCTCCACGGCCGAGCAGCACAGCCTGAGCAGTTCGAGCTCCGACAACACAGAGAAGGGCCTGTCCCGGTCGTCATCGCCCAGGGGTGACGGATCAGTCAATGGTGAATCCCACTAAAGTGCCCGCTGACCTGCTTTTCACCACTCCTGCGCTCAATGGTTCAGTGGACAGCATCTCTACCAATTCAGTCCTGGGCACTCAGCGTTCCAGTGGGCAAGTTGGCTTGCCTTCAGTTCAGTTTtcagtgcttttttaaaaaataattccgCAACCAATCTGGAACTCCTGCACTGTGGCATGTTTTTGAGTGTAATTTTCTATACCTTAGATTGGGCTGCCTATGTGATGTGTTTAAGGACTGAATTGTGAAATATTTGGCTTCTGGCATTCAGAAGTCGATTGACAGTCGACTGTTTCAGCAACTAAACAATGTCTGGAAATGGTTTGCCTGGTTAAGTGCACCTGCTTGTACTTGGTGTGAGCAAATGGAAAAAACATTCTCGAAAACATTTCTATAAATTCTTGCCAACATCTTGCTTTCCAATACTTGTTATTTGGATGGGGGGAAAATCACTTAGCCATTAAAAAACCACGGCATTATAAATGCCCTCTGTCATTCATTGCAGTAAGTTACAGTTTCATGATGTAGTGCTGGGCTAATTGACTAGGTTGACTGAGGTTACAGTCCATGCTACTTAAGGGCAGCCACTCAGTTAAAGAATCGAGTTGCTGCCGCATTTAAGAGGGCGGTCAATTTGACGCCATGTCCAACTGGGGAGGGGCACAGGTGCGTTACGTACGTCACCATGTGCTTCACGCAGTTCCTCTCAGCTGGGTGCTCGCTGcctcacacagaaggcaaagcaaAACAAGAAAAATGCTAATAATTAGATGCTTAGTATGTCTAAAAGTAGTTTTATGAAATGTGTGGGAATAGTTTATGATGATGTTGCCAGTTCTGAAAACTTCAATTAAAGTGTTTTGCTGATGTTTTGAATTTGCGACAGTATTTATACGTATTgttgtaataaaaaaaaatatgcAAGATTACATTCTACCTTGGGAACTCGATTacttctgccttctgtgggaactGTTACTGCCAGGATCTGAAGAGCTCTGTGCTGGAACATTCATAAAGGTGGCTGAAAGATTAACTAAAATTTGTTGGATTTGCTCTCTGAAGCTTAATTAGTACTGTTTATCAACCCAGACCTTTTGTGCATCTCTCCTTATAGAAACGATACAAGGAAAATACCTCACAGGGATCAGAAAAATTAAGATGTTGCAGCAGATAAAAATTTAACTAATTCTTAAGTTTAATCTTAAATTGCATCTCTTTCCAGTAGGCAACTGCCTTTGTTTGAAaagtaaaattaaataataagagttagtgggtgatagagaaaggaagGGCAAGCAGATGTTGTGTGATGTCAGACACCTGTCCAAACTGAGAGGCAATGAGTGGCGTAGATTGTATTTTCAGGTGTAGGTCTTTGATACGGATATCAAATTATAGATTGTTTTACATGATGAGATTTTTATATCCTTTCAGGAAAAACTCAGTGTTCATGCTGATATGTGTAGTGTTTGGTATATATTTGATTTTATCGGAAAAGCAACTCACAATTAAAAGATATTTGAATTATACAAGGCCAGTATCTGTTTTTAAAAGGGGAGAATGGTGATAATCAGAAAGAATTGAAATACTTTTAACCTCGACAATTAAAGCACTTGTTGCTTACAATAAGCAGAATGTCAATGGATTGTCACTCCTTTCCCCtgctcccccacctctctctcccctccccatccccatcaCCTGCCCTCATCCCtgtcacccctctccctccctgcctccccacacccctgtccctccccctcactgtacatccctccccacatctctctctctctcgttctctctctcgttctctctctcgttctctctctctctctctctctcgttctctctctctctctctctctctctcattctctcattGTTGAAGCTCTCTATTCACAGAACGGTACCATTCATCCCATTGAGCTCAAACCGTGTATGACCAACCCAGCGAGCCCCAATAAAGCCCATCTCCCCAGGGCCCTGCGAGTCTCCTTTCAGACATCACAGACGTTACTTCAAGGAGGAATGCAGGTGAGTAACAATGGCCATTTCACTTTTACAATGAAAACTGAATCTGCTGGAAACACTCGACAAGAGTTAACATTCTCCAGAACTGTGCTGCTGGGCCGATAGCTGTCAGATGGCAGctttggctgtctgtgggaaagcTATCTGTTCCAATGGGATACACTTTGTGAAGTCAGTTGCAACTCCAGTTCCCAGGAGATTCCGAAGTACGTACATAGTAATTATACAATTCTGTAACTCCGACCGAGTCACCTCCTGGACAGCCACTCTCGAAGTATTGCTGGGTGGCTACCTTTTATTTAACTCTATTTTGCCTCACAGTTTGTGTCAGGACCTGCTTCTCTTTGCACTGGCAACGTCATGGATCCTGTCTGCGCTCTGCTGATCACATAGCAGAGCCTTGAGCCAATCATAACTGGTCTTGAATGGGTCTGTACCTGGTGAAGACCCACTGTAGCTCTCACATTCTCCGTCCTCGGACGATCTGGAGCAGAAGCTGATTCCAGTCTTCCGCGTGCCTTTGCAGTCTGAGCATTTCAACCAGTGCTTTCTCTTCCCACCTGTCCCTTCCACATTCACTGAACAGCCTTGTGAAACTCAAAGTCGTGATTGCTACCGACCCCATATACCTTAGCAAAGGGGCTGCCCTTCACCTGGCATGAGTGCTAATTTGGAAGTAATTTTTGTTAtcggtgtatatatatatgtcaccatatacaaccctcaggttctttttcttgttggcatactcagcaaatccacaGAATGGTAATGATGACAAGATCAATGAAAGGTCAACCAGGATGTTGAAGGCAGCAATCCGCAAATATAAATAGATGGCAATAAGTAACGACAACAGGAAATAATAAGATGGAGACTTTTTAAGGacagatcattggttgtaggaacatctcaGCAGATGGGCGGGTGAGTGTAGATATCACCTTTTATTCAagatggtaactgttcttgaacctggtggtgtgaagcctgaagctcctgtactttctcctgatggcagcagt
Coding sequences within it:
- the yaf2 gene encoding YY1-associated factor 2 isoform X2, whose amino-acid sequence is MCDVRKGTSTRKPRPVSQLVAQQVTQQFASPTQPKKEKKDKGEKEKTEKEVVSKKKSHKKIRPRLKNVDRSSAQHLEVTVGDLTVIITDFKEKVRSAPAATATSSSTAEQHSLSSSSSDNTEKGLSRSSSPRGDGSVNGESH